The genomic stretch AGTAGGGTAGGTTCCTCTGCAATCTGAGTCTCAGGTTGCTCCCTGGCAGTTCGTTTCCTCTTTCCACTTCGTGGAGCATTATGTACATCAGTTTGTCCACCAGACCTTGTTCTTGGTGACTTTCTGGTGGAAGTCTCAGTGGCGTGCTGATTCTCAGCATTTTGCTCAGCAGTCTGCTGTTCCTCAATTTGCTCAACGGAAGGATTAGCAGTTTGCCTTTCCTTAGTTTGAGCAGTCCCCTTCTTTTTTGCAGACCGTTTCCCTTTTTTACTATGAGGTTCAGTCCCTTTTCTAGGTGATGTCGTGACGGATGCGTCAACATTAGTAGACTGCTTCAGTTCCTCTTCACTATCACTGACAGGAGGCAATGCAGTTTGCTCAGCGGAAGTAGTTTGTCGTTCCTCTGAATGTTTCTTTTGGGCCGAACCTTTCCCTTTTCCACCATGTTTTTTTGTTCATCTCTTTGGAGATTTGGCGGTGGATGGCTCATCAATGTTAATGTCGTCATCCCTCAACTTGAACCTTGTGGTGTGTCCGGCACTGACAGACCCTTCTCTAATTCTTACCATGATGAGATGCAGGATGTTTATATTACAGAGTATGATGCAAATGTGTATGAGAGTAACTTAGAGTGCGAATGGACTACAACAAATGCTTGACTCGTCCAATGAGAGTAAATTTTGAGTAGTTAGGGTTACGggtgagaattggaatttatgGGGTAGTTGGCAGTTAGAGGAAGTTATGAGAGGTAATGAACGGACAAAAGGAATGTAATGGTTTTGGACAAATCAATTTCTCGGAACTTGTTCAGAAGAGagatgaattttgaatttgaaattgggAGAAGATGAAGAGTTGCGTCCGAGAGAACGGTAAGAAAAATGAACTGACTGAAGGAAGGGACTATcttataagatgcaatttttgAGTGTTGGACGGCCGAAAGAAGTGAAGCGTCGGACACAACCGCCCGAAATAGAACTTTCTGGAAAAGTGATCAaaaacactgtcggacgtccgataaagagtgactagagaatttttagaatattttttctgaaaAGCCCAATTTTGTTCTTAAAAACACAAATTGATCCATTGGTTAGGCTTTTGtgagaatatcagcaatttgatcttttgagctGATGATTTGAACACGAATTTCACTCTTTtggacaagatcgcgaatgaaatgatactttatgtctatatgctttgtcctagaatgttgaatgggattttttgttaaatttatggcactagtattatcacaatacataggcatATAGTCATACATtgatccaaaatcattcaatgtatttttcatccacaataattgagcacaacaagctccggtggcaatatattccgcttcggttgtagacaaggaaatagcattttgtttcttactaaaccaaggcactaagcaattaccaagaaagtgacatgtTCCAGTTGTACTTTTCTATCTATCCTACAACCGCCAAAATCAGTATCTGAAAAACCATATAAAGGGAACTCATGACATTTAGGATACCAAAGACCGTAATTTAAGGTTCCCTTTAGATATCTAAAATTTCTTTTCACTGCATTTAAGTGAAAttcctttggacaagattgaaaacgagcacataaacaaacaacaaacacaatatcaggtctacttgcagttaagtaaagcaaactactaatcatacctctatacttcttttcatcaatttttataccttcttcatccttgtcaagtttggtagatgtgcacataggtgttccaacttgttttgaatttttcatTCCGAATCTTTTGAgcagctccttggtgtatttaGTTTGATTAATGAATTCTCCTTCTCAGGTTTGAATCACTTGGagcccaaggaagaaatttaatactcccatcatactcatctcaaactctttttgcataattgtgaaaaaatccttgcacaaTCCCTCATTAGTAAcaccaaatataatatcatccacatagatttacacaattaaaagatcacttgaactttgtttagtgaaaaaagTGGTATCTACAatgcctcttttaaaaccattttcaaccaaaaaatcacttaaacgatcataccatgctcttggagcatgttttaatccatacaaagcttttgagagtttgaaCACCTAATTTGGATAaatctcattttcaaaaccgggaggttggtcaacatatgcttcttgatcaataaaaccatttaagaaagcacttttaacatctaTTTGAAATagtttgaaattcttgaaacatgcaaaggtcaaaaacattctaattgattctagtcTGGCTACGGGTGCAAAtatttcatcaaaatctattcctACTTCTTGAGCATACCCCTTCGCTACAAGTCTAGCCTTATTCCTTACTACTTCacttttgtcattcattttgtttctaaatacccattttgtgccaatgataggatgatcTTGAGGTCTTTCAACTAATGTCCAAACCTTGTTCctttaaaattgatttagttTCTCCTCCATAACTAAAATCCAGTTTACATCTTTCAaggcatcaacaacatttttgggttcaaaatgtATGACTAAtgcaaaattatccatcaattgTTTAGAAGAGGAACGAGTTCTGACCTTCTCGGGtggatcaccaatgatgagCTCCTTAGGATggttttgaacaaatttccaaGCTCTTGGAAGATTGTTAGGTGTACCAACATCCCTGTCATTATCTTCCGGTGCTGGACTAACTTCAGAACCATCttcctttgaatcattttctggtGAAGCACTGTCATGATCATTAATTGtgagcttctttaattcttcttGAACActtgcatcatcatcttcaccagaACTTTTGGAAatatcaccattagattcatcaaaagtgacATGTATAGCTTCCTCTATAACGAGAGTCCTTCGATTATAGACTCTAAAacctcttttattttcacaataacccaagaagattccttcatcagatttttttatcaaactttccaaatgttccttgatgtttaaaatgaagtatttgcaaccaaaaactttgaagTATCCAGCAATAGCCTTTTTATCAAACATTAACTCAtaagaaattttgtttaaaattggTCTCAAGAGAACTCTATTCATAATATAGCAAGCTGTATTTATGGAttcagcccaaaaatattttggcaagTTGCATTCACTTAACATGGTTCTTGCTGcctcttgaagagttctattttttctttcaacaactcCATTTTATTGAGGAGTTCTTGCAATAAAAAATTTACGTGTAATTCCGTTGTTATCACAAAATTCTAAAAAgccacaaaaatgaaattctgagccattgtcacttctgatcttgatgattttgaacccaatgagattttgaacttttgcaaataatgaaacaaagtttttgaaggcatcatctttgtgtgcaagaaacatcatccaagtgtatctagaataatcatcaacaataacACAACAATATCTTTTGCCACCTAAGTTAGCAGTTTGTGTAGGacaaaataaatcaagatgtaaaagttccaaaggttttgtggtagaaacacatttcttgggtttaaaagaaattttgacttgtttttcaaattgacaagcatcacagattttgtccttttcaaacttaatttttggcaaacctctaacaagttcctttttgaAAATCTCTTTTAGCAAATCCATGTTGAAATGACAAAGGCTTCTATGCCATAACCAAGGGTCTTCATTTGCTACTTTAAGACATTTAAAGCTGGAAGAATCAACATTTTTATGAACaactacataaatgtcattTATTCTTATTCCTTTGAAAATAGTATTAAGTTTTGAGTCAAGAATAAGacattcatgctttttgaatAACACTAACAAATTTCTATCACACAgttgactaacacttaacaagttaTAGCTCAAATTTTTaactaaaagaacattgtgAACAAAGTTTTGACCATTCtgaccaacatcaccaattccaacagttttggctttataatttgtgaggacttgcaaaattccttatatttttcttaaaattccccttttatttgaaaaatattactttataatggccctactactcaattaccccacaataagtgtaaatgaacatagaattaagggttttcccttttgttttcaagatagtgcgaattagggtttttacgcctatccgtagtgtgactatccagtacggagtgtggatcaaatttggtgattaagagtgagttttgaatgatattaagtgtgtggtTAGAAGTaacaataataaattagtgaattataagttaaaaccctagtatacgcaatttaaggaaaaacggttcGGATCGACGGGTGTCGcgcgctaccgattgaacacaccacttgagcACTACTCTATTACCTCAATctccttacttttatttcagcaAAAGTCATCCCAAAATACCCTTCAAggcagccgaaattcttgaccccaagacagagagaaaagaaaaaaattgtgagaacctaagtgtgacaagtgttggccatTTAAGGCCCTTTGACCAAGCCaactttcttaccttcttatcttcattttagctcatttcttcaccattttttttcttgtttggccgagagcaaggagagggagaaagagtgaagagagtttctATTTCCAACCTCAAATCAAGAGTTGTAAgtgaaaccaagaaaaactaaaccgattaacttgtaggttgagagcttgggaagcttaaggaaccaaaatttcaaggagaagtgaaggataactctagcaagctttgttttttAGGTAATATGGCTgatcactcttttctttttccttaatcatgttggagttgcttagtagcttgtatttgtggttgtaatgcttatatcaagtgattttggatggttggggtggtgaatttgagttagggtttgaatgattcacttatcatacttgttgtatgggtggtatatgatgtatataagttggtataagaggtggtagtgatggtttcaagctaaaaatgagatttataccttgattgtagcaaatttccagaattgaagttaagGTATACCCTGTTCTACCCGTTTCTAGTTCActatgatggaggccgaattaggcttagtacaaaacatgaaagttgtagagaatgatgttttatagctgtctATAAGATTCAGCTCAATCTgtgtagcatgtgaaaagacaaaactACCCCtaactgccataggtagaacttgagggacagttttgacatttcaccaatctggccacgtctgttcaccctgatgcgtAGTGAcctagcatttggccaaaacatagaagttgtagtgctatgtcttagctttccaacgcccctgaaaacgcctcaatcggacttcggtagcctgagttattgtcgtttaaccATAGTGCAATTCgctaacctgtttgtgagattctggttttgtacattaaaattttgacctagctacactatgaaccggactgagtggtcttcattaaagttgtagctctttatcttagcttcaaaacggtataaattgcatcccaatccgataagcatagcctcagttgtgtccgttacgcaaaacaacgtcaaatctgtcttttattttaccacgtgaaccatctaggatatttgcgtcttcttttattgaggtatataagttagaatttggtcgaacttgtacccttgggaaatgaaattttgactaatagaaatacgttttctccatttcttcgattcaaatggtatttcaaagtataattgtttcaaagtttcaaaggtttaagagcgagcatgaattggTTGGCATTTCATAAGTATcgtgaatactacttaaacgagttgcatttacttgattttcttgaagcgaaactcctatgtttcgaattctaaagagttttacattcgtaaatgatattttatcacagatttggactccaaccaaggagttggacctgaacgtgacttttgagaggcactagacctttggtgagtgcttccaaataccagattgaactggacacttgtctTCAGTACTTGACCAAtatgatttaatgatatgtcatttgttttatcgggcaagagtgtactttatcgcacttgccctaatatgagatATACTATTTATTGTTGTCATGaatttgatatatttgtgtatatggtgcgcacttcctggaattccagaaaccctgtggcgagttactcgagtcgagccggcaagggcttggtcgattgggtaacgaaccctgggtcttttgttttgtcgagtggagtgatatctcctcgactaatcggtatactcgagtattaccaccagtgtttattgaggattttgggcccagtaaggggtttggatggtaGACGGAGTaatttaagtggtgctctactggattggttacttacttgaaagttgacggagtgtcaactataacttgatcaagctctggtgatgcaatgggaagttggctcctgagagccatccatATCCTTATaccttggaatgattagtacttatcgtgttattgtttcgttttaaaagaaaaaaactttacactcgctcattttgagattttcTACTTGAAATGTTATTGCCCACTTTTATGAAcatttcatgctcattactttgctatatTGACACTTGTACTTGTAAACAATGGTcgatttgctatttggaacctcactgggcttttagctcattccacgtcatttgttttccttacagggggtacgagcgaggcttgaaacgtgtacagactagcgtagtctagttgttttgaattttgaatttgtactcacactagtacccgactagggttgattgtactcgaattgtaaacactttgaagtattttggtgtgtagaaactttgtatctggatttgagcatcaatgtatatatgaagTTGGAGTGGATATGTTATgcattttctatggatgtacgttatttttcttgagttatgagtgagtgagtcctggcgagagttgggcaagcgactcgctaaaccctagggtacgccctagggggaggtggggctgtcacagatggtatctAAGCTCCTATCGACCTCGTGCCGAGAGAGGGTTCTCAGACTGTGGGGATTGgtttgttaagtgtgaaataaatgtctattgttggggactttagatatgtatgtcgggtaggaatctcaaaagtggttgatttcctcttgagtCTAGCTAACTCGAGTGGGGAATGATCATATTTTTGGATTCatgtacccgagtaccaaagagtgatacctttatgataagtTGATATCCCGAATAATATGAGGATAAGTTTCGATGGCGAAAACCAAGGCAAGGggatgcgaatagtctggacttgagataaattgaagatattagtgagcTTGGGGACCCTTACTTTTCACGCGTACATACTTGGTTGTACTTCGTCAAGTTttgagcaatacctagggttaatgtcccaTAGGATATGTGACTTGCTCTGACATGTATATAAAGTATGATTTCCAATGTGTTATGTTTTCGTTTTTTGATCTGAAAATGCTTTTATCGGCCTttatagttattttattttgcttatacttatatAGGAAAAGAGGTATGGAGGGTAGACGGAGTCAAGGACGTGGAACTACCCGAGGACGCGGTTCTAGCCGTGGCCGTGGGGCTAGACAGGCACAAGAACCAGTACGGGAATCGAGAGAGGAGTGAGGTGAAACGGCTGAACCACAACTTGGACCCCGAGCGGAAAGGGGGGATCAGGTAGCGACGGTAATTCAGCAGATGACAAATATCCTGGCCTGTTTGGTAGAGCAACAGGGTAAGCCCCTGTGACCCAACCTAGGGATCTCGATATGGGACAagatagagcccttgagagatttcaaaagttttctcctcctaaGTTCCTGGGAGGATCGGACCCTGAGGGAGCCGAGAGGTGGTTAGAGACCATGATCAATATCTTTGCTGCCTTAAACTATACGGAAGATAGGCAGGTGCATTTCGCTGTAATTCAGTTTGAAGAACCAGCTAGggcctggtggaacgtgattcaggctaaatgggagagagagggaactgTCTGGACCTGGTTAAATTTTGTATgggagtttaacgagaaatatctGCCCCCGATAGTTCAGGAGAAGAGggaggacgattttattaagcttCGTCAAGGACCTCTGAGTGTATCTGAGTATGAGAATCAGTTCACGAAATTATCTAAGTTTGCTCCCGAATTGATATCTACGGAGCAAAGGAAGGTAAGGGGGTTTGTCCAGGGACTAAATATGAAAATACAGGAGGCTTTGGCGGAGGcacaaattaataattttacggaggttttggagaaagcccagagaatagaaattgctagggcacaagtgagggattttcatgcaaaaaggagaggtgcgcctggtggaagtcacgGGCAGGGACAAGGTGATCtagatatgccaccctctaagatgaGTCGAGGGGATGGTGGTAGGCAAATTTCGGGGACATCTATGGAAATTACTGCAAGCGGAGCCTCGAGTGGAACGGgacaagcaagaggtgcctcacaaggaagTCAGACCTCAGCCCCTCGAGTATcttgcgggtactgtgggaagacCAATCATACTGAAgatgattgttggcgaaaggcacgaaaatgtttatggtgtggtagtgccGAGCACCAACTTGCAACTTGCCCCtgtaggtcacacctaaacctcgaacaagcaaatgtaggaggAACTAAACCAAGGGTGCCAActagagtgtacgccttggaCCAATAGGCAGTACCTGAACCACCGGAGGTAGTAGAAGGTACGAATCGTGTTTTCCATTGTTTAGCTCAATTGTGGCTACGGTGAGACCTGGGAACTAGAAACGGATATGCAAAGAAATACCCTAAATTGTTTACGAttaaaggtatgaatttcgaggtcaaaattctcttaagggggagagagtgtgaggacttgcaaaattccttattttttcttaaaatttcccttttatttgaaaaatattactttataatggccctactactcaattaccccacaataagtgtaaatgaacatagaattaagggttttcccttttgttttcaagatagtgcaaattagggtttttacgcctatccgtagtgtgactatccagtacggagtgtggatcaaatttggtgattaagagtgagttttgaatgatattaagtgtgtggtTAGAAGTaacaataataaattagtgaattataagttaaaaccctagtatacgcaatttaaggaaaaacggttcTGATCGACGGGTGTCGcgcgctaccgattgaacacaccacttgagcACTACTCTATTACCTCAATCTCCTTACTTTTAATTCAGCAAAAGTCATCCCAAAATACCCTTCAAggcagccgaaattcttgaccccaagagagagagaaaagaaaaaaattgtgagaacctaagtgtgacaagtgttggccatTTAAGGCCCTTTGACCAAGCCaactttcttaccttcttatcttcattttagctcatttcttcaccatttttttcttgtttggccgagagcaaggagagggagaaagagtgaagagagtttctATTTCCAACCTCAAATCAAGAGTTGTGAgtgaaaccaagaaaaactaaaccgattaacttgtaggttgagagcttgggaagcttaaggaaccaaaatttcaaggagaagtgaaggataactctagcaagctttgtttttgaggtaatatggctgaccactctt from Coffea eugenioides isolate CCC68of unplaced genomic scaffold, Ceug_1.0 ScVebR1_162;HRSCAF=658, whole genome shotgun sequence encodes the following:
- the LOC113755620 gene encoding uncharacterized protein LOC113755620, encoding MGQDRALERFQKFSPPKFLGGSDPEGAERWLETMINIFAALNYTEDRQVHFAVIQFEEPARAWWNVIQAKWEREGTVWTWLNFVWEFNEKYLPPIVQEKREDDFIKLRQGPLSVSEYENQFTKLSKFAPELISTEQRK